Sequence from the Pseudomonadota bacterium genome:
CTTCGTTGCCAAGACCGGCCCGGTGATGTTCATCGGCGAGGTGGCCGCAGGTGGCGATGTCTCGCGCGCGCGGCCGCTGTACGCCGCGCTCGCGCGCCTGTGCCAGGTGTGGGACGACGCGCTCGACATCGCCGAGGACCTGACCGCGCTCGCGCCCAATCATTTTCTCGGCAAGGGCCGCGGTATCGACGTGGCGACCACCGTGGCCTACCTCGCGCGGGGTCTCGCGCGCGTCAGCGCCGGCGCCGTCGTGCATGGCCACATCGAACGTGAGCTGGCTGCGGCGCTGGCCGCCACGCTCGAGGCGGCCCATGCCTGGCATCCGCTCAGCCATGCGCGCAGCTTGCAGCTATGTCGCACGCTCTTGAACTGAGCGCGCGGCGGCTGCGACGCAGCCTTGCGCTGTTGGCCGGCGCGCTCGGCGACCGCGTCAGCGAAGCGGTCTTTGTGCTGCGTCATCCGCCGCGCGCACTGCTGCATGCCGATGCCACGCCGAGCGCCGCGCGCATCGACGAGGCCATCGCCGCCGCCGTCGGCTTTCTCGAGGCGCAGCAGCGGCGCGACGGCAGCCTGCGAGGTTTCTGTCTTTATCCCGGTGCGTCGAGTGACTGGCTGACGGCGCACGTGTGCTTCGTGGTCGAAGCGGTGCCGGCGCTCGACGGCTTCGCGCGCCGCGCCGCCGCTTACCTCGCGGCGCATGGCGCCGACGATGGCGGCTGGGGTTACAACCGGCGCGTGGCGGTGGACTGCGACAGCAGCGCGCAGGCCCTGATGGTGACGCAGCGTTTCGACCTGTCGCTGCCGTCGTTCATCGCCGAAAGTCTCGCCGCCGCGCAGAGTGGCGACGGTGGCTATCCCACCTACGTGCCGCAGGTCGCCGCCGCGCCGGCCCACGGCTGGCACGCCGCGCATGCCGAGGTCGCGGCGATGGTGCTGGTCTGGCTGCGGCGCGATGGTCGCCACGCCGCGCGGCGCGCTGCGCGGCGTGGCTCGCGAAGCAGCGGCGCGCCGGCGTGCTGCCGGCCTATTGGTGGAACGACGACGCCTATGCGCTGTGGCTGGACGCGCGCCTGGGTGATTTGCCGGCGCAAGCGGCGCCTGCGCTGGCGGCCTTGCTCGGGCGCGGCCTGGCCTGTCCGCAGGCGGCGATGGCGCTCAGCGCCGCCGTCGCAGAGGGTGGTTTCGATGCGGCCTGCACGGCGGCCGCGCGTCGCCTGCTCGCCATGCAACTCGCCGACGGTTCATGGCCGTGCGCGCCGTGCCTGCGCGTGACCGCGCCCGGCGAATACACGGCGTCGCCGCAAGCGCGCGGCAGCGTGGTCGCCGACAGGCGCCGCGTGTTCGCCACCGCCCATGCGGTGGCGGCCCTGCAGGCGTTCGCCCTCAGCCGCGCGCGCGACGGCCGAGCACGCCCAGCGTCGCCAGTGCCGGCACCAGCATGGCGAGACCGCCCGGCAGCGGCGTCGGCAGGGTCGGTTGATCGGGCAGCCGGATGACGCTCGCATCACTCAAGGTGGCATTGCCCGCCGTCGTGCCGTTCTGGGAATGGCTTTCCGACCACGCAAAGAACGCTATCCAGTTGTCATCGGCGCCGGTGCCGTCGTCGAGGTTGATATCGGCGCTGTACACGCCGGCCGCCGTGCCCTTGAGCTCGACCACGGAATTGCCGAACTGGTAGCCGACCGCCGCTTCGTTGCCGAGTATGAGGCCCGGCCCCATGGACAGCACGCTGTAGCTGAAGCTCACGCGGTAGCGGCCCGTGGCGAGACCGTTCAATTCCGCATCGGCGCGCGCGACGGCGTGGGTGATGTAGATCAGCGCCGGCCCCGGTGAGCCCTGGGCCTCGGTAAAGACGCTGGCATAGCCGAGGTCGGCTGTCGCATCGCCCTTGGCGTACAGCGCATCAATATGCGATTCGGTGTCGCCGCTGCGATCGATCTGCACGACATCCGGTGAGCCGGTGAAGATGTCGACATGTGCGACGGCGTCCGTCACCCAGTAGGGCACGGCTTCCGCCGTGGCGCGCGGCGCGTGAACGATGATGGTGGCCAGCGCGCCGATGGCGAGCCAGGATTTGCAAGACATAGATCCCTCCGCGTGACGGCCGACGCGAGATGTCGACCTCGTTCAAGCGTAGCGAGGGCGGCGCGCGGCAAGCTGACCGGGGTCAGTTATGAAGGCGCCGACGCGAGCGATTCAGCACGCCACGCGGACGACCTCACCACTCACGTGGGCGCTCGCCTCGGACGCCAGGAACAACACCACCTCGGCCACTTCCTCCGGCGTGCCGGGGCGTCCCAGGGGCGAGCGGCTGCGATAGGCATCGATGTATTCATCGGCGACGGCGCGCGACAGCTCGTCGTTCCACACCAGGCCCGGCATCACGGCGTTGACGCGGATGGTCGGCGCGCCCTCGGCGGCGGCGGCGCGCGTCAGGCCGAGAATACCGGCCTTGGCCGCGGCGTAGGCAGCTTCACCGAAGGCGGTCGGGCGCTCGGCGGCCAGCGAGGCGATGTTGACGACGCTGGCCTGGCGCGAGGCCATGAGCCACGGCCACGCGTGACGGATGTGCAGGAAATGCGAGGTCAGGGAGGTGGTCAGCACGTGGTTCCAGTCGGCGAGCGAGGTTGCGGCAAGCGGCGACAGGCGATTCAGTCCGATGTTGTTGACGAGCTTGTCGAGGCGCCCGAATTTCTCCACGCAGCGCGCGACGGCGCCTTGCACGGCCGTCTCGTCGCCGCCATCGACCACCGCGGTGACAAAGCGTCCAGACGCGTGATGCTCGCTGAGCGCCTGCTCGAGTCGCGCGACGCGCGTGGCGCTGACATCGGTCGCCATCACGCAGGCGCCGCGCGCCAGCAGTGCGCGCACGATGGCCGCGCCGATGCCGGAGTCGGCGGCGGCATTGACCATCGCCACCTGTCCCTCGAACCGTGAGTTGTCCATCGCGAGCGTCCTGTTGATATAAATACGCCTTCGCGGCGCGTCACGGTGCGCGCCGCCCGGCAGGAGACCGATGATGAGAGCCACGCGCATGTACTTCAACGCTTTCCGCATGAACTGCGTGACGCACATGTCACCGGGCCTGTGGACGCGCGAGGACGACCACATGGTCGACTACACCTCTCTCGAACACTGGACCGAGTTCGCCAAGCTGCTGGAGCGCGGCTGCTTCGACGCGGTGTTCCTGGCCGACGTGGTCGGCCCTTACGATGTCTATGCCGGCAATCGCGATGCGACCTTGACGGAGGCCACGCACCTGCCGATCAACGATCCGATGCTGCTGGTGCCGGCCATGGCCGCCGCCACCCGCCATCTCGGTTTCGGCTACACCAGTTCCATCATGCAGTATCACCCCTTCACCTTCGCGCGCCTGATCTCGACGCTCGATCACCTGACCCGCGGCCGCGTCGCGTGGAATATCGTCACCTCGTTCACCAAGAGCGCGGCGCGCAATTACGGGCTCACCAACCTGCCGGATCACGACGTGCGCTACGCCATGGCCGACGAATACACGCGCCTGTGCTATCGCCTGTGGGAAGAGAGCTGGGCCGACGACGCGGTGTTGAAAGACAAGCAGCGCGGCATCTATGCCGACCCGCGCAAGGTGCGCGACATCGATCACGACGGCGAGTATTACAGCGTGCACGGCTGCCATATCTGCGAGCCCTCGCCGCAACGCACGCCGGTGCTGTTCCAGGCCGGCGCCTCGGAGCGCGGCACGGCCTTCGCTGCCGAGAACGCCGAATGCGTGTTCGTGATCGGCGCCAATCCGCGCGTGGCGGGCGATTACGCGCGCACGGTGCGCGCCAGGATGGCGAGCTTCAAGCGCAGTCCCGACGACGTGCTGTGCTTCGCCTACATGAAGATCATCACCGGCGGCAGCGAGGCCGAGGCGCGCGCCAAGTATGACGAGTACCTGTCCCAGGTCAGCTACGAAGGCGCGATGGCCCTGCTGTGTGCGTGGACCGGTATCGACTTCAGTCACTACGAGCCCGATCAACCGATCGAATACATCGACACCAACGCGGTGCGCACGGTGTTGCACAGCTTCACCGCCGGCGACAGCAGTCGCCGCTGGACGCTGCGCGACGTGGCGCGCTTCGTCGGCATCGGCGGCGCCGGGCCGGTGCTGGTCGGCGCGCCCGAACAGATAGCCGACACCTTGGAAGAATGGGTGGCGCAGGGCATCGATGGCTTCAACCTGTCCTACGCAACCTTGCCGCGCAGCTACGAGGATTTCATCGACGCGGTGGTGCCGGTGCTGCAACGCCGTGGCCGCATGCAGACCGAGTACCAGGGCGGCACGCTGCGCGAGAAGCTGTTCCCGGGGCGCGCGGCGCGCATCGCGGCGCCGCATCCGGCGGCGGCTTGTCGCTATCCGCACGCTGTGTGACCATCGGCTCGAGCACATCCTTTGCGAGGGCGCGGCGGCGATGCATGTCGATGAGCAACTGAACGACCCGGCATTTTTCGCGACCGGCGCGCATTACGCACTGTTCGATCGCCTGCGCGTCGAAGACCCCGTGCACTGGACCGCGAGCCCCGACGGGCGCGGCTACTGGTCGGTGTTCCGCCACGCCGACATCAAGACCGTGTTGAACGACGCCACCCGTTTCAGCTCCGAGCGGGAAGGCGTGTTCCCCGTCATCGACGATGCCATGGCGGCCATCGCCGCCGAGGCCTGGGGCGTCGGCGAAAACGTCGCGATGATCGATCCGCCGCGTCACACCGCGGTGCGCAAGGTGATCTCGACGCCGTTCCTGCCCAAGGCGCTGGCCGATGGCGAACAACGCACGGCCAAACTCATCGCCGGCATCTTCGATGCGCTGCCCGAGCATGGCGAGATCGACCTCGTGGCGGATCTCGCGGTGCGCATTCCGATGGCGGTGATCTGCGACATCCTCGCCCTGCCGACCGATGCCTGGGACGACATGCTGACCTGGGGCAAGCAGGCCATCGGCGGCACCGATCCGGAAT
This genomic interval carries:
- a CDS encoding SDR family oxidoreductase; amino-acid sequence: MDNSRFEGQVAMVNAAADSGIGAAIVRALLARGACVMATDVSATRVARLEQALSEHHASGRFVTAVVDGGDETAVQGAVARCVEKFGRLDKLVNNIGLNRLSPLAATSLADWNHVLTTSLTSHFLHIRHAWPWLMASRQASVVNIASLAAERPTAFGEAAYAAAKAGILGLTRAAAAEGAPTIRVNAVMPGLVWNDELSRAVADEYIDAYRSRSPLGRPGTPEEVAEVVLFLASEASAHVSGEVVRVAC
- a CDS encoding cytochrome P450 — encoded protein: MHVDEQLNDPAFFATGAHYALFDRLRVEDPVHWTASPDGRGYWSVFRHADIKTVLNDATRFSSEREGVFPVIDDAMAAIAAEAWGVGENVAMIDPPRHTAVRKVISTPFLPKALADGEQRTAKLIAGIFDALPEHGEIDLVADLAVRIPMAVICDILALPTDAWDDMLTWGKQAIGGTDPEYQVGTVAETVIHGFRRLQAYAERESSQRRGCPFSDPLTALANASIDKQPLTQRMVTYNAVQIILAGFETTRNAFSGGVLALLENPAQMALLREDPRRLRLAAEEMVRWSDPVISLMRVATQDTELGGRTVRENERVMLWFP
- a CDS encoding LLM class flavin-dependent oxidoreductase produces the protein MMRATRMYFNAFRMNCVTHMSPGLWTREDDHMVDYTSLEHWTEFAKLLERGCFDAVFLADVVGPYDVYAGNRDATLTEATHLPINDPMLLVPAMAAATRHLGFGYTSSIMQYHPFTFARLISTLDHLTRGRVAWNIVTSFTKSAARNYGLTNLPDHDVRYAMADEYTRLCYRLWEESWADDAVLKDKQRGIYADPRKVRDIDHDGEYYSVHGCHICEPSPQRTPVLFQAGASERGTAFAAENAECVFVIGANPRVAGDYARTVRARMASFKRSPDDVLCFAYMKIITGGSEAEARAKYDEYLSQVSYEGAMALLCAWTGIDFSHYEPDQPIEYIDTNAVRTVLHSFTAGDSSRRWTLRDVARFVGIGGAGPVLVGAPEQIADTLEEWVAQGIDGFNLSYATLPRSYEDFIDAVVPVLQRRGRMQTEYQGGTLREKLFPGRAARIAAPHPAAACRYPHAV